In one Mucilaginibacter ginsenosidivorax genomic region, the following are encoded:
- a CDS encoding (2Fe-2S) ferredoxin domain-containing protein yields the protein MSKFTIPDKVLYVCTGSKCGKRGGKDMYKLARSYAKHYHGDSEIEVIETECTDRCKFAPVCSIQPGNTWLSEYKAKDVLKLMDLIP from the coding sequence ATGAGTAAATTTACCATCCCCGACAAAGTATTGTACGTGTGCACCGGCAGCAAATGTGGCAAAAGGGGCGGTAAAGATATGTACAAACTGGCCCGCTCATACGCTAAACATTACCACGGCGATAGCGAAATTGAAGTAATAGAAACAGAATGTACAGACCGATGTAAATTTGCCCCGGTATGCAGTATACAACCTGGTAATACCTGGTTAAGCGAATACAAAGCGAAGGATGTATTGAAGCTGATGGATTTGATACCGTAG
- a CDS encoding DUF3095 family protein, which yields MSANQHQFYGSLPVNNIPLGDLFIREDLFRDVPDDWHVIITDIKGSTLAVLAGGSQNVNLIATGSIVAVLNIALKANVSVPFFFGGDGATFLVPPIILDEAMQALILYRKNTLTNFQIDLRTGTLPVKQVYDQGYKLRIAKHRISEVFSIPVVLGNGLSYAEKIIKGHDMLPNYEALLKEVDLTGMQCRWDKIAPPENTNEVLSLLVIASHEDGQPEVFRKVMCHIDEVYGDEKKRTPISVAQLKLKTTFNRIGTEMRASMGRAPFFEQVIAWFINLYGLIFFSTSKGKHYLEKLVEMSDTLVIDGKINTVISGTLSQRKRLQNVLDKMETDGELCYGLYVSGESVMSCYVRDLDDGHIHFVDGAEGGYTRAAKIIKAKLKR from the coding sequence ATGTCAGCAAATCAACATCAATTTTACGGTAGCCTGCCGGTTAACAACATCCCGCTTGGCGATCTTTTTATTAGAGAAGATTTATTTAGGGATGTCCCTGATGATTGGCATGTTATCATAACCGATATAAAGGGCTCAACACTGGCTGTACTTGCAGGTGGTTCGCAAAATGTTAACCTGATTGCAACGGGCAGCATTGTTGCGGTGCTCAACATTGCCTTAAAAGCCAATGTTAGTGTGCCTTTCTTTTTTGGTGGCGATGGCGCAACATTTTTGGTACCGCCCATTATTTTGGATGAAGCGATGCAGGCGCTTATACTGTACCGGAAAAACACACTAACTAACTTTCAGATCGACCTGCGCACCGGCACCCTGCCTGTAAAACAGGTTTATGACCAGGGGTATAAACTGCGGATAGCCAAACACCGCATTTCGGAAGTTTTTTCAATCCCCGTTGTTTTGGGCAATGGGCTAAGCTATGCCGAAAAGATTATTAAGGGGCACGATATGCTGCCAAATTATGAAGCCCTGTTAAAGGAAGTTGATCTGACCGGAATGCAATGCCGCTGGGATAAAATTGCCCCGCCCGAAAACACTAACGAGGTACTATCGCTATTGGTTATAGCATCGCATGAAGACGGGCAACCGGAAGTTTTCAGGAAAGTAATGTGCCATATAGATGAGGTTTATGGCGATGAAAAAAAGCGGACCCCTATATCTGTAGCCCAGCTGAAGCTTAAAACCACCTTTAACCGTATTGGCACCGAGATGCGGGCAAGCATGGGCAGGGCACCTTTTTTTGAACAAGTAATAGCCTGGTTTATCAATTTATATGGCCTTATCTTTTTCAGCACCAGTAAGGGTAAACACTACCTGGAAAAACTTGTGGAAATGTCGGACACGCTGGTAATCGATGGGAAGATAAATACCGTAATCAGCGGCACGTTATCGCAGCGAAAGCGTTTGCAAAACGTGCTGGATAAAATGGAAACCGATGGCGAATTATGTTACGGCCTTTATGTAAGCGGCGAATCGGTAATGTCATGCTATGTACGTGATCTTGATGATGGCCACATTCACTTTGTTGATGGCGCCGAAGGCGGATACACACGGGCCGCCAAAATAATAAAGGCCAAGTTGAAGCGATAA
- a CDS encoding SRPBCC family protein — MQRDLVIKWYFAHPAEKVWHYLTDANLVSQWLMKNDFKPVVGHKFQFHSKPLPKMGWDGIVYCEVLEIIPCQKLVYSWKGGPRPGVIELDTVLTWTLSADGDGTRLVLEHSGFKGFRNMISSLFMERGWKKGIPRRLAKLLNESK; from the coding sequence ATGCAACGAGATTTAGTTATTAAATGGTATTTCGCCCATCCGGCAGAAAAAGTTTGGCACTATTTAACCGATGCCAACCTGGTTAGTCAATGGCTGATGAAAAACGATTTCAAGCCGGTGGTTGGGCACAAATTTCAGTTCCATAGCAAGCCATTACCTAAAATGGGATGGGATGGTATTGTTTACTGCGAAGTACTGGAGATAATACCCTGCCAAAAACTGGTTTACAGTTGGAAGGGCGGACCCAGGCCCGGGGTAATTGAATTAGATACCGTACTTACCTGGACGTTAAGCGCCGATGGCGATGGTACCAGGCTGGTTTTGGAACATAGCGGCTTCAAAGGCTTCAGGAATATGATATCGAGCCTGTTTATGGAACGTGGCTGGAAAAAAGGAATTCCGAGGCGACTGGCTAAACTACTAAACGAGTCAAAATGA
- a CDS encoding ArsR/SmtB family transcription factor, with protein sequence MRVITDPFEAIADSNRRAILMLLSHEKQSINTIAGNFDISRPAVSKHIKVLYDAGLIVITDSGRERYCELKADGFEEVKQWIEYFDLFWKQKLNNLENLLNQNTK encoded by the coding sequence ATGAGAGTAATAACAGATCCCTTTGAGGCCATTGCCGATAGCAACCGGCGGGCCATTTTAATGCTGCTATCACATGAAAAGCAATCCATAAATACTATTGCGGGCAATTTTGATATCAGCCGGCCCGCGGTTTCAAAACATATAAAGGTGCTGTACGATGCCGGGCTGATAGTAATTACAGATAGCGGCCGCGAGCGCTATTGTGAATTGAAGGCAGATGGCTTTGAAGAAGTAAAACAGTGGATTGAATACTTTGATCTTTTCTGGAAACAGAAATTAAACAACCTGGAAAATCTTTTAAACCAAAACACCAAATAA
- a CDS encoding VOC family protein — MKAIEIISIPVTNQQAAKAFYMKLGFEVIVEAPFGPNGSQWIQMGYPNSAVSITLVNWFPDMPAGSVRGFVIKTDDLDADIADLTAKGIQLGEVDETPWGKFLGIKDPDGNVMSLHAD, encoded by the coding sequence ATGAAAGCAATTGAAATTATCTCTATCCCGGTAACCAACCAGCAGGCGGCCAAGGCATTTTACATGAAACTGGGTTTCGAAGTTATTGTTGAAGCTCCTTTTGGGCCCAACGGTTCGCAATGGATCCAGATGGGGTACCCAAACTCGGCTGTTTCTATCACCCTGGTAAACTGGTTCCCGGATATGCCGGCCGGCAGCGTGCGCGGCTTTGTGATCAAAACCGACGATCTTGACGCCGACATTGCCGACCTTACTGCCAAAGGCATCCAATTAGGTGAGGTTGATGAAACCCCCTGGGGTAAATTCCTGGGTATCAAAGATCCCGACGGCAATGTGATGAGCTTGCACGCGGACTGA
- a CDS encoding helix-turn-helix domain-containing protein has translation MSGMASFPKIYLYRRIVHAKLFIDGHYHQAINLDDIADEAFFSKFHFIRLFKTTYGKTPHQYLIAVRVEQARLLLQKGASVTEACYAVGFDSVTSFSALFKKVILLSPSVYQQRELQRAADMVKAPLKFIPNCFAQENGWV, from the coding sequence ATGAGTGGCATGGCATCATTCCCGAAGATTTATTTGTACAGGCGTATTGTGCATGCCAAGCTTTTTATTGATGGCCATTATCACCAGGCCATTAACCTTGATGATATTGCCGATGAAGCTTTTTTCTCGAAGTTTCACTTTATCCGGCTGTTTAAAACTACTTATGGCAAAACCCCGCACCAGTACCTGATAGCGGTGAGGGTTGAGCAGGCCCGCCTGCTTTTACAGAAAGGTGCATCTGTAACCGAAGCTTGTTATGCAGTGGGTTTTGATAGTGTTACTTCTTTTTCGGCTTTGTTTAAAAAGGTGATCCTTTTATCGCCATCGGTATACCAGCAGCGGGAACTTCAAAGAGCCGCCGATATGGTGAAAGCGCCGCTGAAGTTTATCCCCAATTGTTTTGCGCAAGAAAACGGCTGGGTTTAA
- a CDS encoding VOC family protein, protein MITKMNHVSIFVLDQDSAYDFYVNKLGFKVHTDASMGPGMRWLTVCPPEQPELEISLMAIAEGMMFKKDAAQQMRNLVSQGTFGFGVFECNDLVATYEELKAKGVEFKKEPTKEFYGFEALFKDDSGNWFSLGEKQK, encoded by the coding sequence ATGATCACAAAAATGAACCATGTAAGCATATTTGTTCTGGACCAGGACAGTGCTTATGATTTTTACGTTAATAAACTGGGCTTTAAAGTGCATACTGATGCATCCATGGGGCCGGGAATGCGCTGGCTTACCGTATGCCCGCCGGAACAACCCGAACTGGAGATTTCGCTCATGGCTATTGCCGAAGGGATGATGTTTAAAAAGGATGCCGCCCAACAAATGCGCAACCTGGTAAGCCAGGGCACCTTTGGCTTTGGCGTATTTGAATGTAACGACCTGGTTGCAACTTACGAGGAACTGAAAGCCAAGGGCGTTGAGTTTAAAAAAGAACCTACCAAAGAGTTTTACGGCTTTGAGGCACTGTTTAAAGACGACTCGGGCAACTGGTTTTCTTTAGGCGAAAAGCAAAAATAA
- a CDS encoding DUF2142 domain-containing protein, which yields MFTFNTFYNSLRRRLHYIYLLYAVPLVVIIAIITPAFQSPDEPNHFARAEQVSRLEFVPTFVYDKAHPITAADSISKDPAIVYPDRGGFRVDKGIYQLDHIYSPLARNSSIKVAALKTDSAKNLKWHTGIIYFNFGNTAIYPPVVYLMQALGIGVGKLLHLSIINTLYLSRILNGLLCVTLCFFALALARQSNILLLIVLLFPMTVSLFASVSQDAVLISCCFLLVGFIDDFSFGDNHRPKWKLYTMVILATVIGIAKPPYIIFAFLFLFLKLNPKQKALSIITPFTVLAFWLIINHGSFMIRFAPAEMRLNSKLQVLYILHHPLRFMGMFFDFDKTALQNVARMFVGVLAWLDMQLPDIYYRNAYICLVLGIMVSLGFKGNTRLRVALLVCAILTTIAVISAQYVTWTALESPTLGGMQGRYLIPIFPFIALSVSAYAITDRFARLKATLLSAVLLFPFYSAIIMIQVICSRYY from the coding sequence ATGTTTACTTTTAATACTTTTTACAACAGCCTTCGGCGGCGCCTGCATTACATATACCTTTTGTATGCCGTGCCGCTGGTGGTTATTATTGCCATAATAACCCCGGCTTTTCAAAGCCCGGATGAGCCTAACCATTTTGCCCGCGCCGAACAGGTTTCGAGGCTTGAATTTGTACCCACTTTTGTTTACGACAAGGCGCACCCCATTACCGCCGCCGATTCAATATCCAAAGATCCGGCTATAGTTTACCCCGACAGGGGTGGCTTCAGGGTTGATAAAGGGATTTACCAGCTCGATCATATTTACAGCCCCCTTGCACGCAACAGCAGTATAAAAGTGGCGGCGCTTAAAACAGATAGTGCCAAAAACTTAAAGTGGCACACGGGCATCATATATTTTAATTTTGGTAATACGGCCATTTACCCGCCGGTTGTTTATTTAATGCAGGCCCTGGGTATTGGGGTGGGTAAGTTGCTTCATTTAAGCATTATTAATACGTTATACCTTTCGAGGATATTGAATGGTTTGCTGTGCGTAACCTTATGTTTTTTTGCCCTGGCGCTGGCCAGGCAAAGTAATATTTTACTATTAATCGTATTACTTTTCCCGATGACGGTATCGTTATTCGCTTCGGTAAGCCAGGATGCTGTTTTAATCAGCTGTTGTTTTTTACTTGTTGGTTTTATAGACGATTTTTCCTTCGGCGATAACCATCGGCCCAAATGGAAGCTGTACACCATGGTTATCCTGGCTACTGTCATCGGCATTGCCAAACCGCCTTATATCATCTTTGCATTTTTGTTCCTGTTTTTAAAGCTTAACCCAAAGCAAAAAGCCCTTAGCATTATTACCCCTTTTACGGTACTGGCGTTTTGGCTCATCATCAATCATGGCAGCTTCATGATCAGGTTTGCACCTGCCGAGATGAGGCTGAACTCAAAATTACAGGTATTGTACATTTTGCACCACCCCCTCAGGTTCATGGGCATGTTTTTTGATTTTGATAAAACGGCATTACAAAACGTAGCCCGTATGTTTGTAGGCGTACTGGCCTGGCTCGATATGCAGTTACCAGATATTTATTACCGCAACGCGTACATTTGCCTTGTTTTAGGCATCATGGTCAGCCTGGGCTTCAAAGGCAACACCAGGCTCAGGGTAGCTTTGCTGGTTTGCGCCATCCTCACCACCATAGCGGTTATATCGGCCCAATATGTTACCTGGACAGCCCTCGAATCGCCAACCCTCGGCGGTATGCAGGGGCGGTACCTTATTCCTATTTTTCCTTTTATCGCGCTCTCAGTAAGTGCTTATGCCATAACCGACAGGTTCGCCCGCTTAAAAGCTACCCTATTATCGGCTGTTTTGCTATTTCCGTTTTATTCGGCTATTATTATGATACAGGTTATCTGCAGCAGGTATTATTAG
- a CDS encoding response regulator encodes MKKINTLCVIDDDDIYTFTIKRIIAKAEVAEKTIFFHNGQVAIDFFYNCLEVIGNLPDMILLDLNMPVLDGWQFLDEFIKLVPRLGKKILIYIVSSSIDEDDFKRAKQMEQVSDFIVKPLNANDLRNIVDQWA; translated from the coding sequence ATGAAAAAAATTAACACCCTTTGTGTGATAGATGATGATGATATCTACACGTTTACCATCAAACGCATTATTGCCAAAGCGGAAGTTGCCGAAAAAACTATTTTTTTTCATAACGGCCAGGTCGCAATCGATTTCTTTTATAATTGCCTTGAAGTAATCGGCAATCTGCCGGATATGATCCTGCTTGATTTAAACATGCCTGTGCTTGACGGCTGGCAGTTTTTAGATGAATTTATTAAGCTGGTACCCCGCCTTGGCAAAAAAATACTGATTTATATTGTAAGCTCGTCTATTGACGAGGACGACTTTAAACGCGCCAAACAGATGGAACAGGTATCTGACTTTATTGTAAAGCCCCTTAATGCCAACGATCTGAGGAATATTGTAGATCAGTGGGCATAA
- a CDS encoding sensor histidine kinase: MIRPDSLASKANSVCGAQCGKVQQAAIAKAGLYQQVKDFFSGIFDTSNWPARWHCGTWSEFHGWLYIFSDLLIAVSYFAIPLLLIVLLTKRKDVPFPKILWLFVVFIILCGITHLIDAGIFWWPAYRLSALLRLLTGMVSVTTVYALYRIMPTVLSLRSVDELQKEINERKIAEKKLAASEFLLLEAGRMGKFGGWEMDLATNKNTWSETIFDIHELPYDYDPTLYDYSRFYPEPYLTVITQAINECQDTGKGYDLELQLITAKNNRVWVRARGEMLYDEHSKPAKLRGVFMDIDKYKLNELSLNKTVEMVTKNNQQLKNFTHILSHNIRNHASNISLVSSLIDESTLDEENAELFQKIKKISQGLNTTLEDLSYAIKIKDEIIEAEQISFEEITDKILGIIESDIAVNRAVITRQFEVKEVTFPKIYLESILMNLLNNAIKYRKPTVEPRVLLKTYRDENGNTVLECTDNGIGIDLTLHEKKIFGLYKTFHDRKDSHGVGLFLTKTQVDSQGGQITVTSKPNSGSTFKITFNEKN; encoded by the coding sequence TTGATTAGACCAGATTCATTAGCATCAAAAGCGAATAGCGTTTGTGGTGCCCAATGCGGCAAAGTGCAACAAGCGGCAATTGCCAAAGCAGGACTTTACCAACAGGTAAAGGATTTTTTTTCTGGTATATTTGACACCAGCAACTGGCCCGCCCGCTGGCATTGCGGCACATGGAGCGAGTTTCATGGCTGGCTGTACATTTTTTCGGACCTGCTCATAGCGGTATCTTATTTTGCAATCCCCTTGTTGCTTATCGTCCTGCTCACCAAACGCAAGGATGTGCCTTTTCCAAAAATACTTTGGTTGTTTGTTGTGTTTATTATTTTATGCGGCATTACCCATTTGATAGATGCCGGCATTTTTTGGTGGCCTGCGTACCGCCTGAGCGCGTTGTTAAGGTTACTTACCGGTATGGTATCGGTAACAACAGTATATGCGTTATACCGTATTATGCCCACGGTGCTTTCGTTACGATCTGTAGATGAGCTGCAAAAGGAAATAAATGAGCGTAAAATTGCCGAAAAAAAGTTAGCTGCCAGCGAGTTCCTGTTGCTGGAAGCCGGCCGGATGGGCAAATTTGGTGGCTGGGAAATGGATTTAGCTACAAACAAAAACACCTGGTCGGAAACTATTTTTGATATCCACGAGTTGCCTTATGATTATGATCCTACTCTTTACGATTACAGCCGCTTTTATCCCGAACCATACCTTACAGTAATAACCCAGGCAATAAATGAGTGCCAGGATACCGGCAAAGGTTACGACCTGGAATTGCAGCTGATAACGGCCAAAAATAACCGGGTGTGGGTGCGCGCCCGTGGCGAGATGTTATACGATGAGCATAGCAAGCCCGCCAAATTAAGAGGTGTGTTTATGGATATAGATAAATACAAGCTGAATGAGCTCTCGTTAAACAAAACCGTAGAAATGGTTACCAAAAACAACCAGCAGCTCAAAAACTTTACGCACATCCTATCCCATAACATCCGTAACCATGCCAGCAATATCTCGCTGGTGTCGTCATTAATTGATGAAAGCACTTTGGATGAAGAAAATGCCGAGCTGTTTCAAAAAATTAAAAAGATTTCTCAGGGATTGAATACCACCCTGGAAGATTTATCATACGCCATTAAAATTAAAGACGAGATTATAGAGGCCGAACAGATAAGCTTTGAGGAGATAACGGACAAAATTTTGGGGATCATCGAATCGGACATTGCTGTAAACCGCGCGGTAATTACCCGGCAGTTTGAGGTTAAAGAGGTTACGTTCCCTAAAATTTACCTGGAAAGCATCCTGATGAACCTGTTAAATAACGCCATAAAATACCGCAAGCCAACAGTGGAGCCAAGGGTTTTATTAAAAACATACCGGGACGAAAACGGAAACACTGTTTTAGAATGTACCGATAATGGCATCGGCATTGACCTTACGCTACACGAAAAAAAGATTTTTGGCCTTTATAAAACTTTTCATGACCGCAAAGACTCGCATGGGGTTGGTTTATTTTTAACCAAAACCCAGGTCGACTCGCAAGGCGGGCAAATAACCGTAACAAGCAAGCCCAACAGCGGCAGCACATTTAAAATAACTTTTAATGAAAAAAATTAA
- a CDS encoding nucleoside triphosphate pyrophosphohydrolase family protein, translating to MTINDLNSLNQVAEFHSTFKHPIVAAPAIPSKQRSQLRIELLAEELKELQQAVDDNNLVEVADALCDLQYVLAGAVLEFGLAAKFKELFDEVHRSNMSKACKTVEEANQTIEHYRSTTGVESHYKEVDGLFLVYRTADNKTLKSINYSPASLGAIIG from the coding sequence ATGACCATTAACGATTTAAATTCACTAAACCAGGTTGCCGAGTTCCACAGCACCTTCAAGCATCCAATTGTTGCAGCACCGGCCATTCCGTCAAAGCAACGCAGCCAGCTGCGTATTGAATTGCTGGCCGAAGAGTTGAAAGAATTGCAGCAGGCCGTTGATGATAACAACCTGGTTGAAGTTGCCGACGCCCTTTGCGATTTGCAATATGTACTGGCCGGCGCGGTACTGGAGTTTGGCCTTGCCGCAAAGTTTAAGGAGTTGTTTGATGAGGTGCACCGCTCAAACATGAGCAAAGCCTGCAAAACTGTAGAGGAAGCTAACCAAACCATTGAACATTACCGCAGTACAACAGGTGTCGAGTCGCACTACAAAGAGGTTGACGGGCTGTTTTTGGTTTACCGCACTGCCGATAATAAAACGCTTAAATCTATCAATTACTCGCCCGCAAGTTTGGGAGCGATAATAGGCTAA
- the rlmF gene encoding 23S rRNA (adenine(1618)-N(6))-methyltransferase RlmF → MPQPTPDKPEVKETMHPRNAHRMGYDFNALIKAMPKLRAFVTVNKYENETINFSDPEAVKLLNRALLKHHYRVEYWDIPEGYLCPPIPGRADYIHYAADLLATTNDGVVRKGKKVRVLDIGVGANCVYPIIGHQEYGWSFMGVDIDEEALASAQKIIDQSKELKAAIELRLQKHKADIFTFAVKPGELFDLTLCNPPFHASIREAAEGSKRKWNNLGLKTGREEPVLNFGGQNMELWYPGGEAAFLKQMATQSTRVAKQCLWFTTLVSKKENLRILYNALQKAGAVEVQTINMSQGQKASRIMAWTYFTPEEQKEWVK, encoded by the coding sequence TTGCCACAACCCACACCAGATAAGCCCGAAGTAAAAGAAACCATGCACCCGCGCAATGCGCACCGTATGGGATATGATTTTAATGCGCTTATAAAGGCGATGCCCAAGTTACGTGCCTTTGTTACAGTAAATAAGTACGAGAACGAAACTATCAATTTCTCGGATCCCGAAGCTGTAAAGTTGCTCAACAGGGCCTTGCTTAAACACCATTACCGGGTTGAGTACTGGGATATACCCGAAGGTTACCTTTGCCCGCCCATACCGGGCCGGGCCGATTATATTCATTACGCTGCCGATTTGCTGGCTACCACCAATGATGGGGTAGTGCGTAAAGGAAAAAAAGTGCGCGTACTTGATATTGGTGTGGGCGCCAATTGTGTTTATCCTATCATCGGGCACCAGGAATATGGCTGGAGCTTTATGGGGGTTGATATTGATGAGGAAGCCCTGGCATCGGCACAAAAAATAATAGACCAGAGTAAGGAATTAAAAGCCGCTATTGAACTGCGCCTGCAAAAACACAAAGCAGATATTTTTACATTCGCTGTTAAACCGGGCGAACTGTTTGATCTTACACTATGTAACCCACCATTCCATGCGTCTATCAGGGAAGCTGCCGAAGGATCCAAACGCAAATGGAATAACCTGGGCCTGAAAACAGGGAGGGAAGAACCTGTATTAAATTTTGGCGGCCAGAATATGGAATTATGGTATCCCGGCGGCGAGGCTGCTTTTTTAAAGCAAATGGCCACGCAAAGCACACGCGTTGCCAAACAATGCCTTTGGTTTACCACCCTGGTATCAAAAAAAGAGAACCTGCGTATTTTATATAATGCCCTGCAAAAAGCCGGTGCTGTCGAGGTGCAAACCATCAACATGTCGCAAGGCCAAAAGGCCAGCCGCATTATGGCCTGGACTTACTTTACCCCGGAAGAGCAAAAGGAGTGGGTTAAGTAG
- a CDS encoding 3-keto-disaccharide hydrolase: MKKTLVLTLGCLVLAGLTSFNPDNGWVKLMDKKMSKWTIYQSYRLTYPYKGEAPKDADGKTLPPIGYDKNEGNLFSVEMQHGEPVLHITGEIYGCIYTKQEFQNYRLRLKTKFGTKKWEPRLNEPMDSGLLYHSQGECGADYFHAWMLSQEFQVMEGGIGDYWNVGTAHATVRASKPDGVPNYVFNKNADKVFMGVGAPNQGFCQRRQNFENPKGEWNTMELICYDDKSVYIVNGHVVNALSNLGYQDGKESKPLTKGKLQLQSEAAEVYFKDIQIKSIDKMPEEYAGLF; the protein is encoded by the coding sequence ATGAAAAAAACTTTAGTGCTTACGCTTGGCTGCCTGGTTTTGGCTGGCCTTACTTCTTTTAATCCCGATAATGGCTGGGTTAAGCTTATGGATAAAAAGATGAGCAAATGGACTATTTATCAAAGTTACCGGTTAACCTATCCCTACAAAGGCGAAGCACCAAAAGACGCTGATGGTAAAACGCTGCCGCCAATTGGTTACGATAAAAATGAAGGCAATTTATTTTCTGTCGAGATGCAGCATGGCGAACCTGTATTGCATATCACCGGCGAGATATATGGTTGCATTTATACTAAACAGGAATTTCAAAATTACCGCCTCAGGTTGAAAACCAAATTCGGTACCAAAAAATGGGAGCCGCGTTTAAACGAACCTATGGATTCGGGTTTGTTATACCATTCGCAGGGCGAGTGTGGTGCCGATTATTTTCATGCCTGGATGTTATCGCAGGAATTCCAGGTGATGGAAGGCGGCATTGGCGACTACTGGAACGTGGGTACCGCACACGCCACCGTGAGGGCCAGCAAACCCGACGGCGTGCCCAATTACGTGTTTAATAAAAACGCGGATAAGGTTTTCATGGGCGTAGGGGCACCTAACCAGGGTTTTTGTCAGCGCCGGCAAAACTTTGAAAACCCCAAAGGCGAATGGAACACCATGGAGTTAATTTGCTATGACGATAAAAGTGTTTACATTGTAAACGGCCATGTAGTAAATGCGCTATCGAACCTGGGCTACCAGGACGGTAAGGAAAGCAAGCCCCTAACCAAAGGCAAGCTCCAGCTGCAAAGCGAAGCCGCCGAAGTTTATTTTAAAGATATCCAGATTAAAAGTATTGATAAAATGCCGGAGGAGTACGCGGGGTTGTTTTAG
- a CDS encoding acyltransferase family protein yields the protein MTAKAKTVTGDTAPDSINSAPTRLFSLDALRGFDMFWIMGGEEIFHTMAKATGSPFWGSIANQFTHPDWNGFHLYDLIFPLFLFMAGVSTPFSVGRELEKGKSRQQLVLRVIKRAFILVLLGLVVNNGLKIMPVSEIRFASVLGRIGIAYMFANIIYLYSSERMQMVWFWAFIIGYWLLLKFTSAPGYPHGDLTMQGNFASYMDRVILPGKLYLGIHDPEGLFSTIPAISTGLLGIITGTILKKTGLAQMKKVAILAITGVAFLIIAQVWNLDFPINKNLWTSSFVMQVGGLSLLLMAFFYYIIDVLGYQKWSFYFRVIGMNSILIYVSGHFIKWSYTNNGFFGWIGQLIGDPFNAVAMAITFVMVKWLFLYYLYQKKTFLRV from the coding sequence ATGACAGCCAAAGCAAAAACCGTTACAGGCGATACCGCGCCTGATAGTATCAATTCGGCGCCTACCAGGCTTTTCTCGTTGGATGCCCTGCGCGGATTTGATATGTTTTGGATTATGGGTGGCGAAGAGATATTTCATACCATGGCCAAAGCTACGGGCTCGCCTTTCTGGGGCTCCATCGCCAACCAGTTTACTCATCCCGATTGGAACGGTTTTCATTTATATGATCTGATTTTTCCGCTGTTCCTGTTCATGGCAGGCGTATCAACCCCATTTTCGGTCGGCCGCGAGCTGGAAAAAGGAAAAAGCAGGCAGCAACTGGTATTGCGTGTTATAAAAAGGGCGTTCATATTGGTTTTGCTGGGCCTGGTGGTAAACAACGGCTTAAAAATTATGCCTGTGAGTGAGATCCGCTTTGCAAGCGTACTGGGCCGCATAGGTATAGCCTATATGTTTGCCAATATTATTTACCTGTACAGCAGCGAGCGCATGCAAATGGTTTGGTTTTGGGCATTTATTATAGGCTACTGGCTGCTGTTAAAATTCACTTCGGCACCGGGATATCCGCATGGCGATTTAACCATGCAGGGCAATTTTGCATCCTACATGGATAGGGTTATACTGCCCGGAAAACTATATTTAGGCATCCATGATCCCGAAGGATTGTTCTCGACCATCCCGGCCATAAGTACCGGGCTACTGGGTATTATTACCGGCACCATCCTTAAAAAAACAGGCCTGGCGCAAATGAAAAAAGTAGCCATCCTTGCCATCACCGGCGTGGCTTTCCTGATCATCGCCCAGGTTTGGAACCTAGATTTCCCTATCAACAAAAACCTGTGGACCAGCTCGTTTGTAATGCAGGTGGGCGGTTTAAGCTTATTGCTGATGGCTTTCTTTTACTATATTATTGATGTGCTGGGCTACCAAAAATGGTCGTTTTATTTTAGGGTGATAGGGATGAATTCCATCCTCATTTATGTATCGGGGCACTTCATTAAATGGAGTTACACCAACAACGGTTTCTTCGGCTGGATAGGCCAGCTCATAGGCGATCCGTTTAACGCCGTGGCCATGGCCATTACCTTTGTAATGGTGAAATGGCTGTTTTTATATTATTTGTATCAGAAGAAAACGTTTTTAAGGGTGTGA